A window from Leptothermofonsia sichuanensis E412 encodes these proteins:
- the lptB gene encoding LPS export ABC transporter ATP-binding protein: MKIALENVHKSYGQRAIVSRVSLSVARGEVVGLLGPNGAGKTTTFYIATGLEKPDHGRVWLNDLEITSMPIHKRARLGIGYLAQEASIFRHLSVRENILLIMEQTNIPSHERRKRLSYLLDEFHLNKVANTLAVRVSGGERRRTELARALASGRDGPKFLLLDEPFAGVDPIAVAEIQQIIARLRDRQMGILITDHNVRETLAITDRAYIMRDGQILASGSAEELYSNPLVRQYYLGDNFQP, encoded by the coding sequence TTGAAAATTGCCCTTGAGAATGTTCATAAGTCCTACGGTCAACGTGCCATTGTCAGCCGGGTCAGCCTTTCCGTCGCTCGTGGAGAGGTGGTTGGGCTACTGGGTCCCAACGGTGCAGGCAAAACAACCACGTTTTACATTGCGACCGGACTTGAAAAACCAGATCACGGACGGGTCTGGCTAAATGACCTGGAAATTACATCGATGCCCATTCATAAACGGGCACGATTGGGAATTGGCTATCTGGCTCAGGAAGCCAGTATTTTTCGCCATCTCAGTGTCCGTGAGAATATTCTCCTCATCATGGAGCAGACAAATATTCCCTCCCACGAACGCAGAAAGCGTCTGTCTTATCTGTTAGATGAGTTCCATCTGAATAAAGTAGCCAATACATTAGCGGTCAGGGTTTCAGGCGGTGAACGGCGACGGACAGAACTGGCAAGAGCGCTGGCCAGCGGGCGCGATGGTCCTAAGTTTTTGTTATTGGATGAACCCTTTGCTGGGGTCGATCCAATTGCGGTTGCCGAGATTCAGCAGATTATTGCCCGTTTACGCGATCGCCAGATGGGCATTCTGATTACGGATCACAACGTTCGTGAAACCCTGGCGATTACCGACCGGGCATACATTATGCGCGATGGTCAAATTCTGGCATCCGGTAGTGCCGAAGAACTTTACAGCAATCCCCTGGTCAGGCAGTATTATTTGGGCGACAACTTTCAGCCATAA
- a CDS encoding DUF58 domain-containing protein: MAQQIAEWLETRWVNPAYSGWLLAGLTFFFFVAATNTLAGWLYVLSGIGIALLAIAAILPERILRNIFVRRKPIHPVSVGDQLRVELVLENPTKHPKALIQLQDMLPHVLGRPVVHAVESLPPQGSYYWIYFQPTERRGIYRWQTVQLRTAAPLGLFWCRRSRTEAVKAVVYPTVLPLTRCPLIDKMVRESRLQFSRDRRHQAATEGITRSLRPYRWGDPIRLVHWRTSARYGELRVRELEVLTGGQELVICLDSATPWRSGVAADSPSDPFEQAVITAASLSFYANQHHLSVRLWTAGSGFVQGTQAVLETLAAVQAGEDQSVENLPPLSFIWLTQNPASLQTLPPGSLWILWTDTQLPQSGTDAPALLQNTTGISIKSDQPLQPQLENILPPSLHL; encoded by the coding sequence ATGGCTCAACAAATTGCCGAATGGCTGGAAACCCGATGGGTGAACCCCGCTTACAGTGGTTGGCTGTTAGCTGGGCTGACTTTCTTCTTCTTTGTGGCTGCTACCAATACCTTAGCAGGCTGGCTCTATGTGTTGAGCGGAATTGGCATTGCACTTCTAGCGATCGCCGCTATTCTACCTGAGCGTATACTACGCAACATTTTCGTTCGCCGCAAGCCTATCCATCCAGTCAGTGTGGGCGACCAGTTAAGAGTCGAGCTTGTGTTAGAAAACCCAACAAAGCACCCAAAAGCATTAATTCAGCTCCAGGATATGCTGCCCCACGTCCTCGGCAGGCCTGTTGTCCACGCAGTTGAAAGCCTTCCTCCCCAGGGATCCTACTACTGGATTTACTTTCAGCCTACCGAACGACGCGGCATCTACCGCTGGCAGACTGTGCAGTTAAGGACAGCCGCTCCTCTGGGGCTATTCTGGTGTCGGCGGAGCCGAACAGAAGCGGTGAAAGCTGTGGTGTATCCTACTGTTCTGCCCCTTACCCGCTGCCCCTTAATCGATAAAATGGTCCGAGAGTCCAGGTTGCAATTCAGTCGCGATCGCCGTCACCAGGCAGCTACGGAAGGAATCACCCGCTCCCTGCGTCCCTATCGTTGGGGTGACCCTATCCGCCTCGTCCACTGGCGAACCAGTGCCCGCTATGGAGAATTGCGGGTCCGAGAATTGGAAGTGTTAACAGGGGGACAGGAACTGGTCATTTGCCTGGACAGTGCCACACCCTGGCGGAGTGGGGTGGCGGCGGACTCCCCTTCAGACCCTTTTGAACAGGCAGTGATTACGGCAGCCTCCCTTTCCTTCTACGCGAACCAGCACCATTTGAGTGTCCGGCTCTGGACAGCAGGCTCAGGGTTTGTTCAGGGGACGCAGGCGGTTTTGGAAACTCTAGCGGCTGTCCAGGCAGGGGAAGACCAGTCCGTAGAGAATCTGCCTCCCCTATCTTTCATCTGGCTAACCCAAAACCCTGCCAGCTTACAAACCCTGCCACCCGGTAGCCTCTGGATTCTATGGACAGATACCCAGTTGCCTCAGTCAGGCACAGACGCCCCCGCTCTGCTTCAAAATACAACTGGGATCAGCATCAAATCTGACCAACCCTTACAACCTCAGTTGGAGAATATTCTGCCTCCTTCCCTCCACCTCTGA
- a CDS encoding LptA/OstA family protein produces the protein MTSSSETSHFSGHQLKLAITALFLLAVSSCPDCLVNFFSGSTPAEAQTTQGQAMTLRSDVQEANAKTGVVTARGNVQINYPARQLQATAAQAQYFSRERRIVLSGNVYVLQEGNSMRGETITYLIDEGRFVALPAPPQQVESIYLVPDENPPQPQPGATLSPFGTQSEFSPPASTLSPDVRLETTSPATPLPPGGR, from the coding sequence ATGACCTCTTCTTCAGAAACTTCTCATTTTTCAGGTCACCAGCTCAAGCTGGCGATTACAGCACTGTTCCTGCTGGCAGTTTCTTCTTGCCCGGACTGTCTGGTCAACTTTTTTTCTGGTAGCACGCCTGCTGAAGCCCAAACAACCCAGGGGCAGGCAATGACGCTGCGCTCAGATGTCCAGGAAGCGAACGCTAAAACTGGCGTAGTCACTGCCCGTGGTAATGTTCAAATTAACTATCCGGCTCGCCAGCTTCAGGCGACAGCTGCTCAAGCTCAGTACTTCAGCCGGGAACGGCGAATTGTGCTGAGTGGCAACGTTTATGTCTTGCAAGAGGGAAACAGTATGCGGGGCGAAACCATCACCTATCTGATTGATGAGGGGCGCTTTGTTGCCCTGCCAGCCCCCCCCCAGCAGGTGGAGTCTATTTACCTTGTTCCAGACGAAAACCCACCCCAACCCCAACCAGGGGCAACACTTTCTCCCTTTGGGACCCAGTCAGAATTTTCGCCCCCTGCTTCTACCCTATCTCCAGATGTGAGACTGGAAACGACCTCACCTGCAACCCCTCTACCGCCAGGTGGTCGTTAA
- a CDS encoding LptF/LptG family permease, with protein sequence MSSTYSPLRKFPGNPLGWLGIPIMDRYIVSELLAPFLFCVGAFSSIGVAIGVLFDLSRKIADAGLPPTIALQVLLLKLPYFISFSFPISLLIAFLFVYDQLSGNSELIALRSCGVSIWRLVVPALALSLLITGITFVFNEAVVPAANRQATQTLDRALKGREARFRERNIIYQEFGRQQLPSGETERGLSRIFYAREFDGRQMKGLTILDFSQVGLNQIVMAETAVWNADQKTWDFFNGTIYVVDQSGSYRNILKFDQQQLQLPRAPLDIARATTDPIEMNMADIRKYLDTVGETSNQREVTRLRLRLHQKVSFPFICPVFGLVGAALGIRSQRTSRRAIRFLIGLLIILFYFLFTQICDTLYLLEILSAPVAAWLPNITILAAGIALLIRHSR encoded by the coding sequence ATGTCCTCTACTTACTCCCCTCTCCGCAAGTTCCCTGGCAATCCACTGGGCTGGCTGGGCATACCCATTATGGATCGCTACATCGTTAGCGAATTGTTGGCACCCTTCCTGTTTTGTGTGGGGGCATTCTCGTCAATTGGGGTTGCGATCGGGGTGTTATTTGATCTGTCTCGCAAAATCGCAGATGCCGGACTGCCACCCACCATTGCACTGCAAGTGCTGCTGTTAAAGCTGCCTTACTTCATCAGCTTTTCGTTTCCAATTTCTCTGCTGATAGCCTTTCTGTTCGTTTATGATCAACTCTCTGGCAATAGTGAATTGATTGCTCTCCGCAGTTGTGGCGTCAGTATCTGGCGTTTAGTAGTGCCTGCCCTGGCATTAAGTCTGCTGATTACAGGGATTACCTTTGTCTTCAACGAAGCCGTTGTGCCTGCTGCCAACCGTCAGGCGACCCAAACACTGGATCGAGCATTGAAAGGCAGAGAGGCCCGATTTCGTGAACGGAATATTATTTACCAGGAATTTGGTAGACAACAACTCCCATCCGGTGAAACAGAAAGGGGGCTTTCCAGAATTTTTTATGCCAGAGAGTTTGACGGCAGGCAGATGAAGGGGCTAACCATTTTAGACTTCTCCCAGGTCGGGTTAAATCAGATTGTGATGGCAGAGACGGCAGTTTGGAACGCTGATCAGAAGACCTGGGATTTTTTCAACGGCACCATCTACGTCGTTGACCAGAGTGGTTCCTACCGTAATATCCTGAAGTTTGATCAGCAACAACTCCAACTCCCCCGTGCCCCTCTGGATATTGCACGAGCAACCACCGACCCGATTGAAATGAATATGGCAGATATTCGGAAATATCTGGATACGGTCGGGGAAACCAGCAATCAGAGAGAAGTGACCCGGTTGCGGTTGCGTCTGCATCAAAAAGTTTCGTTTCCGTTTATCTGTCCAGTTTTTGGTCTGGTCGGAGCTGCCTTAGGGATTCGATCGCAACGCACAAGCCGCCGCGCTATCCGCTTTCTGATTGGCTTGTTAATCATTCTGTTTTATTTTTTGTTTACCCAAATTTGTGACACGCTTTATCTGCTTGAGATTCTCTCAGCACCAGTTGCCGCCTGGCTTCCCAACATCACCATCCTGGCAGCAGGGATAGCGCTTCTCATCCGCCACAGTCGATAA
- the typA gene encoding translational GTPase TypA, with product MTLPIRNVAIIAHVDHGKTTLVDALLKQAGTFREGEEVPDCVMDSNDLERERGITILSKNTAVRYKDTLINIVDTPGHADFGGEVERVLGMVDGCLLIVDANEGPMPQTRFVLKKALEKGLRPIVLVNKIDRPQADPHGAIDKVLDLFLELGADDDQCEFPYLFASGLAGFAIEHLDDEPVDMKPLFEAFLHHVPPPIGDATKPLQLQVTTLDYSDYLGRIVIGKIHNGTIQMGQQAALVTESGAIVKAKITKLMGFEGLKRVDIESASAGNIVAVAGFADANIGETITDPNDPQALPLIKVDEPTLQMTFSVNDSPFAGQEGKLVTSRQVRDRLMRELETNVALRVEETDSPDKFLVSGRGELHLGILIETMRREGYEFQVSQPQVIYREVNGQPCEPYETLVLDVPEEAVGSCMERLGQRKGEMQDMQVSANGRTQLEFVIPARGLIGFRGEFMRLTRGNGIMNHSFLDYRPISGEIDARRNGVLIAFEEGTATFYALKNAEDRGVFFITPGVKVYKGMIVGEHNRPQDLELNICKTKQLTNHRASSGEELVQLQAPVDMSLERALEYIGPDELVEVTPKSIRLRKVAKEKKLAKR from the coding sequence ATGACTCTTCCCATCCGTAATGTTGCTATCATTGCTCACGTTGACCACGGTAAAACAACTCTTGTAGACGCATTACTCAAGCAGGCAGGCACTTTTCGTGAAGGAGAAGAGGTGCCGGATTGCGTCATGGACTCCAATGACCTGGAACGGGAGCGGGGCATTACGATTCTCTCTAAGAATACGGCGGTCCGCTATAAGGATACGCTGATCAATATTGTAGATACCCCCGGTCACGCCGACTTTGGTGGCGAAGTCGAGCGCGTGCTTGGCATGGTAGATGGTTGTCTGCTGATTGTCGATGCCAACGAAGGTCCAATGCCGCAGACCCGCTTTGTCCTCAAGAAGGCATTGGAAAAAGGACTCCGTCCCATTGTGCTGGTCAACAAGATTGATCGCCCCCAGGCAGACCCCCACGGAGCCATCGACAAGGTACTGGATCTGTTCCTTGAACTGGGAGCCGATGATGACCAGTGCGAGTTTCCCTACCTGTTTGCCTCCGGGCTGGCAGGGTTTGCGATCGAACACCTGGATGATGAACCCGTGGATATGAAGCCCCTGTTTGAGGCATTTCTGCATCACGTCCCCCCCCCAATTGGCGACGCTACCAAACCCCTCCAGTTGCAGGTGACTACCCTGGACTACTCCGACTACCTGGGTCGGATTGTGATTGGCAAAATTCACAACGGCACCATTCAGATGGGGCAACAGGCAGCCCTGGTGACTGAGAGTGGGGCAATTGTGAAAGCCAAGATCACCAAACTCATGGGCTTTGAAGGGTTGAAGCGGGTTGATATTGAATCTGCGTCGGCAGGCAATATTGTTGCAGTCGCTGGTTTTGCCGATGCCAACATTGGTGAGACGATTACGGACCCCAATGATCCCCAGGCATTGCCTCTGATTAAGGTTGATGAACCCACCCTGCAAATGACCTTCTCTGTCAACGATTCCCCCTTTGCCGGGCAGGAAGGAAAACTGGTTACTTCCCGTCAGGTGCGCGATCGCCTGATGCGCGAGTTAGAAACTAACGTCGCCCTGCGTGTGGAAGAAACGGACTCCCCTGACAAGTTTCTGGTTTCTGGTCGGGGTGAGCTTCACCTGGGCATTTTGATTGAAACCATGCGGCGAGAAGGTTACGAGTTCCAGGTTTCCCAGCCTCAGGTGATCTATCGGGAGGTCAATGGGCAACCCTGTGAACCTTACGAAACCCTGGTTCTGGATGTACCTGAAGAGGCGGTCGGTAGCTGCATGGAGCGCCTGGGGCAGCGCAAAGGCGAAATGCAGGATATGCAGGTTAGCGCTAATGGCCGTACCCAATTAGAATTTGTGATTCCAGCACGGGGATTGATTGGCTTTCGGGGTGAGTTCATGCGATTGACCCGTGGCAATGGCATTATGAACCACAGTTTTCTGGACTATCGCCCCATCAGTGGAGAAATTGATGCCCGTCGGAACGGAGTGTTAATTGCCTTTGAAGAAGGAACTGCGACCTTCTATGCCCTGAAAAATGCGGAAGACCGGGGTGTATTCTTTATCACCCCTGGGGTGAAGGTCTACAAGGGCATGATTGTGGGTGAACACAATCGCCCCCAGGATCTGGAGTTGAATATTTGTAAAACCAAGCAGTTAACCAACCACCGGGCATCCAGCGGGGAAGAACTGGTTCAACTCCAGGCCCCCGTGGATATGAGTCTGGAACGTGCCCTGGAGTACATCGGTCCCGACGAACTGGTAGAAGTTACACCCAAATCTATCCGCCTGCGTAAGGTGGCAAAAGAGAAGAAACTGGCAAAGCGCTAA
- a CDS encoding AAA family ATPase, protein MATIDEIIQQEVNPFDPVTFKTGNFWQEEDNDFDSTVESIHQEAIDQITQVVNQVAKDHHTRTILLAGDVGSGKSYLLKRLKQSLNDKAFFVYIPPFVDSDYIWRHTLRKTVDSLMHKPDGKDESQLLLWLKSLSVFKEGSLMKTLLGERNLFINNFQSAYPSGIFQAREFFGVLFDLTNPELYFTACSWLRGDDLDEEDLKALKVKKSIDSEAAAQGILSNLGKISVSTYPIVLCFDQVESKQLPDGSADIQPVFNISTSFHNEYLKNFLIIISIVTNTWKQNSDRIQQSDKDRIEKSILLKPITLDQAESLWANRLSLLHRQADPKPESNIYPLSRETLEDKFPGGKTTPRLTLVLGQKLFLHHKLDGEEPKPDTVAFFKLLWEQELRKTEQKVTRIRHFSEPELISMLSRALTALQVKEIRLKLLPSKAFASYSFAYQDPRQNRKTGLVWAENPGTSFFHTMNACQKVMEEKKCQALCLIRAEGIGKANSKSYGTYKKIFIDGANNQHIKPDLESVHYLATYDRLVNSVHSQELVVAGETINLRELETLVRNAEVLKECRLLQDLGIYPPIKPPPLDREKEFLLSFIKIHHLIARRVAAQNTTSQFPRLNDTQMEQLIQELCEENLIRILDASVPLDEQIICLVPKQ, encoded by the coding sequence GTGGCAACCATTGATGAAATCATTCAGCAGGAAGTGAACCCCTTTGATCCGGTCACCTTTAAGACTGGAAACTTCTGGCAGGAAGAGGATAACGACTTTGATTCAACGGTCGAATCGATTCATCAAGAGGCGATCGACCAAATTACTCAAGTCGTCAATCAGGTTGCAAAAGATCACCATACCCGCACCATTCTGCTTGCGGGAGATGTGGGTTCTGGTAAAAGCTATCTCCTCAAACGGTTAAAGCAAAGTCTGAATGATAAAGCCTTCTTTGTCTACATTCCGCCCTTTGTAGACAGTGATTACATCTGGCGGCATACCCTGCGAAAAACGGTTGACAGCCTGATGCACAAACCGGACGGGAAGGACGAGTCTCAATTGCTGCTCTGGCTTAAAAGTCTGTCTGTCTTCAAAGAAGGCAGTTTGATGAAAACACTCCTGGGTGAGCGAAATTTGTTTATTAATAATTTCCAGAGTGCTTACCCATCAGGCATCTTTCAGGCAAGAGAGTTTTTTGGGGTGTTGTTTGATCTGACAAATCCAGAGCTTTACTTCACTGCCTGTAGCTGGTTGCGAGGAGACGATCTGGATGAAGAGGATCTGAAAGCTCTAAAGGTAAAAAAATCCATTGATAGTGAGGCGGCAGCCCAGGGGATTCTGTCCAATTTGGGCAAAATCTCTGTTTCAACCTACCCGATTGTGCTCTGTTTTGATCAGGTTGAAAGTAAACAGTTACCAGATGGTTCAGCCGATATTCAACCTGTTTTTAACATCAGTACATCCTTCCATAACGAATATCTGAAGAACTTTCTAATTATTATCAGCATTGTTACAAATACCTGGAAGCAAAATAGCGATCGCATCCAGCAATCGGATAAAGATCGAATTGAAAAGTCTATCCTCTTAAAACCAATTACCCTTGACCAGGCGGAATCACTCTGGGCAAATAGACTATCTCTATTGCATCGTCAGGCAGATCCAAAGCCTGAATCAAATATCTACCCATTATCTAGAGAAACTTTAGAAGACAAATTTCCCGGAGGCAAAACAACTCCTCGTCTGACGCTTGTACTGGGACAGAAATTATTTTTGCATCACAAGCTAGATGGTGAGGAACCCAAACCGGATACAGTCGCTTTCTTTAAACTCTTATGGGAACAGGAACTTAGAAAAACTGAACAGAAAGTAACCAGAATTCGCCATTTTTCTGAACCGGAATTAATCTCAATGTTGAGCAGAGCGTTGACTGCTCTACAGGTAAAAGAAATTCGGCTAAAGCTCCTACCCAGTAAGGCATTTGCCAGCTATTCTTTCGCCTACCAGGATCCCAGGCAAAATAGAAAGACGGGTCTTGTCTGGGCAGAAAATCCAGGTACATCGTTTTTCCACACAATGAATGCCTGTCAAAAAGTTATGGAAGAGAAAAAATGTCAGGCATTATGCCTCATTCGGGCAGAAGGGATCGGCAAAGCCAATAGCAAGAGCTACGGTACTTATAAAAAGATTTTCATTGATGGAGCGAACAACCAGCACATTAAACCAGATCTTGAGTCGGTTCACTATCTGGCAACCTACGATCGCCTGGTCAACTCCGTCCATTCACAGGAACTGGTTGTTGCGGGAGAAACGATTAACCTCAGAGAGCTTGAAACGCTGGTTCGGAATGCGGAGGTATTAAAAGAATGCCGTCTTCTGCAAGATTTGGGGATTTATCCTCCCATCAAACCTCCTCCACTAGATCGAGAAAAAGAGTTTCTCCTGAGTTTTATTAAAATCCACCACTTAATCGCAAGAAGGGTTGCCGCTCAAAATACCACCAGCCAGTTCCCCCGGCTAAATGACACTCAAATGGAGCAACTGATTCAAGAGCTTTGCGAGGAAAATCTCATCAGAATTTTGGATGCATCGGTGCCACTGGATGAACAAATTATCTGTTTAGTACCCAAACAGTAA
- a CDS encoding DUF309 domain-containing protein: MTDSQPDEFWQGVAQFNQHQFYACHDTFESLWMEATEPDKKFYQGILQIAVALYHLENQNWRGAVILMGEGMNRLSSYQPDYGGINVNQLLADTARILNILQETGPERVSEIVQQAGDRTDQTDDGRKTIAGAIALPRLERISPDSMSR, from the coding sequence ATGACTGACTCCCAACCTGATGAATTCTGGCAGGGTGTTGCTCAGTTTAACCAGCACCAGTTTTATGCCTGTCACGACACCTTCGAATCCCTATGGATGGAGGCGACTGAACCCGACAAAAAATTCTATCAGGGAATTTTGCAAATTGCGGTGGCACTCTACCATCTGGAGAATCAAAACTGGCGTGGTGCGGTCATATTGATGGGGGAGGGGATGAACCGATTAAGCAGCTACCAGCCGGATTATGGGGGCATTAATGTGAATCAATTACTGGCAGACACTGCCCGAATACTCAATATTCTCCAGGAGACTGGACCTGAACGGGTATCTGAAATTGTTCAGCAGGCTGGCGATCGCACGGATCAAACTGATGATGGAAGGAAAACTATAGCTGGGGCGATCGCTCTCCCAAGGCTGGAAAGAATCTCCCCTGACTCAATGTCTCGTTGA
- a CDS encoding type IV pilus twitching motility protein PilT translates to MPISAHGHQVEAPSVSTIEQMVRDAHSRQASDIHIRVGEPPRFRIRGQMMQPRDQATVTPEIFEQYLSEILTPAQIERFKQDKELDTAIFYPGFLRCRVNVFETLRGGAIVLRLISLDVPTIDGLGLPPVLKHLATQPQGLILVTGPTGSGKSTTIAAMIRHMNETQTRHIVSIEDPIEYVHISHRCLISQREVGLHTHEFHSALRSVLREDPDVILIGEMRDRITVDTALKAAQTGHLVLGTLHTRNAINAVSRLLNIYNPDEQPAMRVQITESLISVIAQVLIPTTDGRRTAAHEILINTPAMADYLLKGEEGEAFHLMETDTNEGMQVLNQALCDLVLLGKISPDDAVRASTDAGDLRRRVRNEGFDPSRNAGRDFSHA, encoded by the coding sequence GTGCCTATTTCTGCGCATGGGCATCAGGTTGAAGCACCCTCAGTCAGTACCATTGAGCAAATGGTCAGGGATGCCCATTCAAGGCAAGCATCTGACATTCACATTCGGGTCGGAGAACCTCCCAGGTTCCGAATTCGCGGCCAGATGATGCAGCCCAGAGATCAGGCCACAGTAACGCCTGAGATCTTTGAGCAATATCTGTCCGAAATCCTTACCCCTGCCCAGATAGAGCGCTTTAAGCAGGATAAGGAACTGGATACGGCTATTTTTTATCCAGGGTTCCTGCGCTGCCGGGTCAATGTCTTCGAGACGTTGCGCGGTGGGGCGATCGTACTCCGTTTGATTTCCCTGGATGTGCCAACCATTGATGGTCTGGGGTTGCCGCCTGTCCTGAAGCACCTGGCAACTCAGCCGCAGGGTTTGATTCTGGTCACGGGACCGACGGGTTCTGGTAAATCTACAACGATCGCTGCCATGATCCGGCATATGAACGAAACCCAGACCCGGCACATTGTTTCCATTGAGGACCCGATTGAGTATGTGCACATCTCCCATCGCTGTTTGATCAGCCAGCGGGAAGTGGGGTTGCATACCCATGAGTTTCACAGTGCGCTGCGGTCTGTTCTGCGGGAAGACCCGGATGTGATTTTGATTGGGGAAATGCGCGATCGGATTACGGTTGATACCGCTCTCAAAGCTGCCCAAACAGGTCACCTGGTTCTGGGAACTCTGCACACCCGCAATGCGATTAACGCAGTCAGCCGTTTGCTCAACATTTACAATCCCGATGAGCAACCAGCGATGCGGGTACAGATTACTGAATCGTTGATTTCAGTCATCGCCCAAGTGTTGATTCCAACAACCGATGGTCGCCGTACTGCCGCTCACGAAATTCTGATCAATACTCCGGCAATGGCAGACTACCTGTTGAAGGGTGAAGAGGGAGAAGCCTTCCATCTGATGGAAACCGATACCAACGAAGGCATGCAGGTGCTCAACCAGGCACTCTGCGACCTGGTATTGCTGGGCAAGATCAGTCCAGACGATGCCGTCCGCGCCTCCACGGATGCAGGCGACCTGCGCCGCCGCGTCAGAAACGAAGGCTTTGACCCCTCTCGCAATGCTGGTCGGGATTTCTCCCACGCCTGA